The Rhodothermales bacterium genome has a segment encoding these proteins:
- a CDS encoding TlpA family protein disulfide reductase: protein MEKREKQPWWKNGWLWGLLVIGVLHLTGMAVHVQAGMQRVLLETGLFHPDIRPSEERAAAPTGLVVRTADGQAHRLEDFEGQVRFINFWATWCAPCLAEMPAISRLHRDYGERVRFLMVNLDEDPGVAREYLERSDFGLELVRPIGPIPQGLSTGLIPTTVVVDREGRIAVHEGGMADYDSRRFRTGLDKLLEEAGP, encoded by the coding sequence ATGGAGAAGCGCGAGAAACAGCCCTGGTGGAAAAATGGCTGGCTATGGGGCCTGCTCGTCATTGGTGTGCTTCACCTGACCGGCATGGCGGTGCACGTGCAGGCAGGCATGCAGCGTGTCCTCCTTGAAACCGGGCTGTTTCACCCGGACATCCGCCCTTCGGAGGAGCGAGCGGCCGCACCGACCGGCCTGGTGGTGCGCACCGCGGATGGACAGGCTCACCGGCTCGAGGACTTTGAGGGCCAGGTGCGGTTCATCAACTTCTGGGCCACGTGGTGTGCGCCGTGCCTTGCCGAAATGCCGGCGATTTCGCGGCTGCACCGCGACTACGGCGAGCGCGTGCGTTTCCTGATGGTTAACCTGGACGAGGATCCGGGCGTGGCCCGGGAGTATCTGGAACGCAGCGACTTCGGCCTGGAGTTGGTCAGGCCAATCGGGCCGATCCCACAGGGCCTGAGCACGGGCCTGATTCCGACTACAGTGGTAGTCGACCGGGAGGGCCGGATTGCGGTGCACGAGGGCGGCATGGCCGACTATGACTCGCGCCGATTCCGAACAGGCCTGGACAAACTGCTGGAGGAGGCGGGTCCCTGA